One stretch of Rhodoferax lithotrophicus DNA includes these proteins:
- a CDS encoding DHA2 family efflux MFS transporter permease subunit, translated as MRTLPRPDTLESMSQRYGSRYKWLVLLVVGMGMVAGVLSTSSFNVAVPALTRYFGLGQDQVQWSVTGFMAAMTVAMLPTPWLLERFGFRRVFLLSLVILTAASVAGFLAPTFPLVVAARILQGLAAGVLQPMGPLALMRLFPPASQGRAMGVMSFSIAFTPAIAPALAGFLLDRFGWSSIFLLNLPFCAVAIVTAFYLLPLPSSRASKPFDWFGLGLLSLATMALVEAVTSLQHRGLLAPWTLCQFSVAIAAMLLYIRHAKHKPAPIIGLGLLRQRTFAMGSIVAFVYGFGVYASVYLIPVFLQNALAYSASSAGMALLPSGIALVVTLLVAGRLADHFPPKWLTAVGLAAFGLSFLLFAWWGGHISYAELIGATIFGRIGLGLVMPALSLATMQHLQPHELSQSSVISSYARQLGGVMGVAIVAVFLEWRESVYGRMAPGIYTAYVQGFLLLSAVFLVAFLAAYRMETPARPGEPQKPVTH; from the coding sequence ATGCGCACTTTACCCCGCCCCGACACGCTGGAATCCATGTCTCAACGTTATGGCAGTCGCTACAAGTGGCTGGTTCTGCTGGTCGTCGGTATGGGTATGGTTGCGGGGGTGCTGTCCACCTCCAGCTTCAACGTAGCCGTACCAGCGCTGACCCGGTATTTTGGCCTGGGCCAGGACCAGGTGCAGTGGTCGGTGACCGGCTTCATGGCGGCCATGACGGTGGCCATGTTGCCCACTCCCTGGCTGCTGGAACGTTTTGGCTTCCGTCGGGTTTTTCTGCTGTCCCTGGTGATTCTGACCGCCGCCAGCGTGGCCGGTTTTCTGGCACCCACCTTCCCTCTGGTGGTTGCTGCGCGCATTTTGCAAGGTTTGGCCGCCGGTGTACTGCAGCCCATGGGCCCGCTGGCCTTGATGCGGTTGTTCCCACCGGCGAGCCAAGGCCGGGCGATGGGGGTGATGAGCTTCAGCATTGCCTTCACACCCGCCATTGCACCCGCATTGGCGGGCTTCTTGCTGGATCGGTTTGGCTGGTCGTCCATTTTTTTGCTCAATCTGCCGTTTTGCGCCGTGGCCATCGTGACCGCCTTTTACCTGCTGCCCCTTCCTAGCAGCCGCGCGTCCAAGCCATTCGATTGGTTCGGTCTGGGTTTGCTCAGCCTGGCCACCATGGCGCTGGTTGAAGCGGTCACAAGCCTGCAGCATCGTGGCTTGCTCGCCCCCTGGACTCTGTGCCAGTTCAGTGTGGCCATCGCGGCCATGCTGCTCTACATCCGGCATGCCAAACACAAGCCTGCGCCCATCATCGGCTTGGGCCTGCTGCGCCAGCGCACCTTTGCCATGGGCAGCATCGTGGCGTTTGTCTATGGTTTTGGCGTGTACGCATCGGTTTACCTGATCCCGGTGTTTTTACAAAATGCGCTGGCCTATTCCGCAAGTTCGGCCGGCATGGCTTTGCTGCCCTCAGGCATTGCGCTGGTCGTCACCCTGCTGGTGGCGGGTCGTCTGGCAGACCATTTCCCGCCTAAATGGTTGACGGCGGTGGGTTTGGCGGCATTCGGGCTGTCGTTTCTGTTGTTTGCCTGGTGGGGTGGCCACATCAGTTACGCAGAACTGATCGGGGCGACAATCTTTGGCCGGATTGGCCTGGGGCTGGTGATGCCAGCGCTGAGCCTGGCCACCATGCAACACCTGCAGCCGCATGAGCTGAGCCAGTCCTCGGTCATCAGCAGTTATGCACGCCAGCTTGGCGGTGTGATGGGGGTGGCCATCGTCGCCGTGTTCCTTGAATGGCGGGAGTCGGTCTATGGCCGGATGGCACCAGGCATCTACACCGCCTATGTGCAGGGCTTTCTGCTGCTCAGCGCGGTCTTTCTGGTGGCTTTCCTGGCGGCCTACCGGATGGAGACACCTGCTCGACCGGGTGAACCGCAGAAACCGGTCACCCACTGA